The proteins below are encoded in one region of candidate division WOR-3 bacterium:
- a CDS encoding hydrogenase iron-sulfur subunit — protein sequence MTAGGEFSPKIVAFLCNWCSYAGADLAGISRIQYPPSIRVIRVPCSGRVDPFYILKALQSGADGVLISGCHPGDCHYLTGNYVARRRFAVLNDLLGFAGIDPGRVSFSWVSAAEGERFAEVVREVTEKVRLLGPNRKLLKEEVA from the coding sequence ATGACAGCCGGTGGCGAATTCTCGCCGAAGATCGTGGCTTTCCTCTGCAACTGGTGCTCGTACGCCGGCGCCGACCTGGCCGGAATCTCGCGCATCCAGTACCCGCCCAGCATCCGGGTGATTCGCGTCCCGTGCTCCGGCCGGGTCGACCCTTTCTACATCCTCAAGGCGCTCCAGAGCGGGGCCGACGGCGTGCTCATCTCAGGCTGTCATCCCGGCGACTGCCACTACCTGACCGGCAACTACGTGGCCCGGCGCCGGTTCGCCGTGCTGAATGACCTGCTGGGGTTCGCCGGCATCGACCCGGGACGGGTCAGCTTCTCCTGGGTCTCGGCCGCGGAAGGCGAGCGCTTCGCCGAAGTGGTGCGCGAGGTTACCGAGAAGGTGCGACTGCTGGGACCGAATCGCAAACTGCTGAAGGAAGAGGTCGCGTGA